A genomic segment from Paenibacillus sp. FSL K6-1096 encodes:
- a CDS encoding ATP-binding cassette domain-containing protein produces the protein MKYTQTAQPGGTYAIEAQGLAKIFGTHRAVDGVNLKVGTGMIYGVLGPNGAGKTTVIRMLATLLRPDAGSARIFGHDVVKEPHIVRQLIGVTGQYASVDESLSATENLVIFSRLNGLGRAEARSKAAELLEEFGLADAAKRPLKNFSGGMRRRLDLAASLIAQPPLIFLDEPTTGLDPRTRNQMWETIRRLVKTGSTVLLTTQYLEEADQLADRIAVIDTGKVVAEGTVDELKGSVGHSTLHLKVANPQDMAEARRMIEQVLQVRSNLSAEAAKIIAPMGNVDRVTDLLLAFRDAGIPLLEMSVQKPTLDEVFLTLTGHGVKTEENTEQITDQAKKKEGVLA, from the coding sequence ATGAAGTACACACAAACAGCGCAGCCGGGCGGCACCTATGCTATTGAAGCCCAAGGCCTGGCCAAAATCTTCGGCACCCACCGCGCCGTCGATGGAGTCAATCTCAAGGTAGGCACAGGAATGATCTATGGCGTCCTGGGTCCAAACGGGGCGGGGAAGACGACCGTCATCCGGATGCTGGCCACCCTGCTGCGGCCGGATGCAGGCTCAGCGCGGATCTTCGGGCATGATGTGGTCAAGGAACCGCATATCGTGCGCCAGCTGATCGGAGTCACCGGCCAATATGCCTCAGTGGATGAGTCGCTGAGTGCGACAGAGAACCTGGTGATCTTCTCCCGGCTGAACGGACTGGGGCGGGCGGAGGCGCGAAGCAAGGCGGCAGAGCTGCTTGAGGAATTCGGCTTGGCGGACGCGGCCAAGCGCCCGCTGAAGAATTTCTCGGGCGGGATGCGCCGGCGGCTGGACCTGGCGGCCAGTCTGATTGCGCAGCCGCCGCTGATTTTTCTGGATGAGCCGACTACGGGACTTGACCCGCGTACACGCAACCAGATGTGGGAGACGATCCGCCGGCTGGTGAAGACCGGATCAACCGTCTTGTTGACGACACAATATCTTGAAGAGGCGGACCAGTTGGCTGACCGGATTGCCGTGATTGATACCGGCAAGGTGGTTGCGGAGGGGACGGTTGATGAGCTGAAGGGTTCGGTCGGCCATTCTACGCTGCATCTGAAGGTGGCGAATCCGCAGGACATGGCGGAGGCCCGCCGGATGATCGAGCAGGTGCTCCAGGTCCGGTCGAATCTGTCGGCTGAAGCGGCCAAGATTATTGCGCCGATGGGCAATGTAGACCGGGTAACCGACTTGCTGCTTGCGTTTCGCGATGCCGGAATTCCGCTGCTGGAGATGAGTGTGCAGAAGCCGACGCTGGATGAAGTCTTCCTGACCCTGACAGGTCACGGCGTGAAGACAGAGGAGAATACGGAACAGATTACAGATCAGGCAAAGAAAAAGGAGGGTGTGCTGGCATGA
- a CDS encoding AraC family transcriptional regulator — MNPIENMNAALAYIEDHLEDEVDVREAARRALCSEYHFTRMFSFLAGIPLSEYIRRRRLTLAAFKLQSSRRRIIDIALEYGYSSPDAFTKAFQQVHGVTPSEARSMGTPLKSFPRMTFQLTIRGGSEMNYRMEEKEAFRIVGLKKRVPIQFNGVNPEITAMWQSLSMEMITELKQLSNISPAGMISASVNFSAGRMQEQGELDHYIGVATTQECPPSYAVLEVPALTWAVFEAVGPFPDTLQNIWGRIYSEWFPSSSYELVEGPEILWNESKDTTSPDYRSEIWIPVREVKRG; from the coding sequence ATGAATCCTATCGAAAATATGAACGCAGCGCTCGCTTATATTGAAGATCATCTGGAGGATGAGGTGGATGTCCGTGAGGCTGCCCGGCGCGCGTTATGCTCGGAGTATCACTTTACGCGGATGTTCTCCTTTCTGGCGGGTATCCCGCTGTCCGAATATATCCGCCGCAGACGTCTTACTCTGGCCGCCTTCAAGCTCCAAAGCAGCCGCCGGCGGATCATTGATATCGCCCTGGAGTATGGCTACAGCTCACCGGATGCGTTCACCAAGGCGTTCCAGCAGGTTCATGGGGTCACGCCGTCTGAAGCCAGAAGCATGGGGACTCCGCTGAAATCCTTTCCTCGGATGACCTTTCAGTTAACGATCAGAGGAGGCAGTGAAATGAATTACCGTATGGAAGAGAAAGAGGCTTTCCGCATTGTTGGTCTGAAGAAAAGAGTACCGATCCAGTTCAACGGGGTAAACCCGGAGATCACTGCGATGTGGCAGAGTCTGAGCATGGAGATGATTACGGAGCTGAAGCAGCTGTCTAATATCTCTCCGGCCGGCATGATCAGCGCATCGGTGAATTTCTCCGCGGGGCGGATGCAGGAGCAGGGGGAGCTGGACCACTACATTGGAGTGGCGACCACGCAGGAATGTCCTCCGTCCTATGCTGTGCTTGAGGTCCCTGCGTTGACCTGGGCTGTGTTTGAAGCGGTAGGGCCCTTCCCGGACACGCTCCAGAACATCTGGGGCCGGATCTATTCGGAGTGGTTCCCGTCTTCAAGTTACGAGTTGGTGGAGGGCCCGGAAATCCTGTGGAATGAGAGCAAGGACACTACTTCACCTGATTACCGGAGTGAGATCTGGATTCCGGTGCGGGAAGTGAAACGCGGATAA
- a CDS encoding CDP-alcohol phosphatidyltransferase family protein, with protein sequence MKLLPNCITLSRIGLALLLLCFEPLGPAFTLVYMLCGITDMLDGPIARKTGTVTRLGAKLDSAADMTLAGTALYTLYPFLGLTLGLGLWVLVIAMIRLASILTAMCKFRTYGSIHTYGNKLAGLLLFLTPLLLPYVNLEGWTIVVCTIATLSAMEELILLLISKELQLNRKGLYMHQKRSS encoded by the coding sequence ATGAAGCTGCTACCTAACTGCATCACACTTAGCCGGATTGGGCTGGCCTTGCTGCTGCTCTGTTTCGAGCCGCTCGGCCCGGCCTTCACGCTCGTCTACATGCTGTGCGGCATCACTGATATGCTGGACGGCCCCATTGCCCGTAAGACAGGAACAGTAACCCGCCTCGGCGCCAAGCTCGATTCCGCAGCTGACATGACGCTGGCAGGCACTGCCCTCTATACTCTGTATCCATTCCTGGGGCTAACCCTTGGCCTCGGCCTGTGGGTGCTGGTGATCGCCATGATCCGGCTCGCTTCCATCCTGACAGCAATGTGCAAATTCAGAACCTACGGCAGCATCCATACCTACGGCAACAAGCTGGCCGGACTCCTTTTATTCCTGACACCCTTGCTGCTTCCTTATGTCAATCTGGAGGGTTGGACCATAGTGGTCTGCACCATTGCCACTTTATCCGCGATGGAGGAACTCATCCTGCTTCTGATCTCTAAGGAGCTGCAGTTGAACCGCAAGGGGCTGTACATGCACCAGAAACGAAGCTCTTGA